TCCCCGACAGTTTTCGAGTGGCGAGGCAACTCATCAGCCGTATTGAAGACGAAGCCACAGGGCAAGTGAAATTGCCTGAACTGTATTGCGAGATCCCTGAGGAACGGGTGAGTCAGGCGCGTCAGTGCGGGGAAATTCTTGGAGAGGACGTTTACCGTGCGTTTCCTTTCCATACGGATGTCAAACCCGTGACGAGTAATAAGACGGAATTAATACTGAACCGCACCTGGCGGCCTGCTTTGACGGTGACCGGCGCTGAAGGGTTGCCAGCGATTGCCAATGCTGGCAATGTCATGCGTCCAAAAACGGCATTTAAATTATCCATGCGCCTGCCGCCGCTGGTTTGCCCGCAAAAGGCTTCCATGGCCCTGCAAAAGGCATTGACCGAAGAGCCGCCTTACCAGGCCAGAGTCGCCTTTCATATTGATGACGGTGCACCGGGTTGGCATGCGCCATTAATGCCCGAATGGCTTGCTAAAGCCGCTGATGAGGCCTCCATGGCATTCTACAATAAGCCTGCGGCTTATATCGGTGAAGGGGGCACCATCCCCTTTATGGGCATGCTGGGTGAGAAATTTCCACAAGCTCAGTTTATGATTACCGGTGTATTGGGACCTCATTCCAATGCCCATGGTCCCAATGAATTTCTGCATTTGGATATGGTAAAAAAACTAACTTCCTGCGTCTCGTATGTTCTTTATCGCCATTATTTACAATTTTCAAATAATCGCTAGACAAAACAAGAACTTACTGTCATAATTCGCAACCTCTTGTTACGGAAAACAACAAGAGGTTGATGACGGCAAATGCCGTTAAGTCCAATCACAATAAGGAAAAATTATGAAAGCAAATCTGATTGCTATGGTTCTGTCATTTATATCAATGTCATTCCCTTTGTACGCATCACCCACACCCCTCGGCACAACCGCGACCGCTCAGGAAGCAGAAACGGCCGCTCCTAAAATCAACCTGAATACCGCTGAATTAAAAACGCTGATTCATTCCTTTAAAGGAATTGGTGAAAAGCGGGCAGAGGCCATTGTTAAATACCGTGAAAGCCACGAGGGTTTTAAATCGGTCGAAGAATTGGCGGAAGTTCCAGGTTTGGGGCAACAGTTCATCAACAGGAATCTTGCTGAACTTAAGGAAACGTTTAGTGTGGAGTAATCTCCCAGCCCGCGTAAGCGGGCCTCTTTTCCGTTCTCGGATATAAAAGTAAATGGAATAACATGTCGGGTGATAGGCCTTATTTTGTTTATATATTATCCAGCAACGCTTATGAACACTTTATACCGGTGTTACAAGTAATCTAGTGCGGCGGATCGGAGCAACACAAAGAAGGACTAGTTGAAGAAGATTTACTAAAAAATACAAGGTTTATTATTTGGTCTATTATGAAATTCACTCAGCGATTTATGAGGCCATTACAAGAGAAAAACAGCGCAAGAAATGGAACAGGTAATGGAAAATTAATCTAATCCTACAAAAAAATCCTCAGTGGCTTGATTTGATTGGATTGTTTTGATGGATGGATGCCCGCCTGCGCGGGCAGGACACGGTGTGGGTTATATGTGGGGTATAACAGATTCATTTAAGTTTTGCTCACAGCAGATTTTATCCGGTAGGGGCGAGTCTCTTTTTTTGTCCTCTCCGCGCAGGCGGGCACCCATGATAGCTGCTGCGATCCCCAATCATTCAACATGCAAGGGAATAATGCGAAGTAAACGACCGGGAAAATCAGTTCCTGGAGGCGAGTAGTGGGGCTTCGCCTATTGGCTCACTATGGAGGGTAGAGAATTTTTTATCATGGATAAAGAATCTTAATAAAGACCTGTCGATTTTTACCCAAATATAGGTTAAAGTACAGTCCAAAAAAAGAACGAGGTAGTGGGGCTCATGTTCAGGAAATTAAGGGGCGTTTTTTCAAACGATTTATCCATCGATTTGGGAACAGCTAACACATTGATTTATGTAAGGGATAGAGGGATCGTTCTTAATGAACCCTCCGTCGTGGCATTAAGAAACGAATCAGGACAAAAGCGTGTGGCGGCTGTCGGGATAGAGGCCAAGCGTATGCTGGGACGAACCCCGGGCAATATTAATGCCATTCGTCCGATGAAGGACGGGGTTATTGCCGACTTCTTTGTCACAGAACGCATGTTGCAACATTTCATTCATAAAGTGCATGAAAACCGTTTCTTAAGACCCAGCCCGCGAGTGCTGGTCTGCGTACCTTGTGGTTCTACCCAAGTCGAGCGTCGTGCAATTCGCGAATCAGCCATGGGTGCTGGTGCGCGTGAAGTCTTCCTCATCGAAGAGCCGATGGCGGCAGCATTGGGTTCGGGGATGCCGGTCGAAGAAGCCAGCGGTTCGATGGTTGTCGACATTGGCGGCGGCACCACGGAGGTGGCTATTATTTCCCTCAGCGGTATTGTGTATCATCAGTCTGTCCGTATTGGCGGCGACAAATTTGATGATGCCATTGTGTCTTACGTTCGCCGTAATTATGGCACCTTGATTGGTGAAACCACGGCAGAGCGTATCAAGCATGAAATTGGTTCTGCTTTCCCAAGTCGTGATTTGTTTGAGATTGAAGTCAGGGGCCGTAATCTGGCCGAAGGCGTGCCGCGAAGTTTCACATTGACCAGTGCGGAAATCCTTGAAGCATTGCAAGAACCTCTGTCCGGTATCGTGGGTGCGGTTCGAGCCGCCCTAGAGTTGGCACCGCCTGAATTGGCTGCTGACATTGCTGAGCGCGGTATGGTTCTCACTGGCGGGGGCGCTCTGTTGAAAAACATGGATACCTTGCTGATGGAAGAAACTGGCCTGCCCGTACTAGTCGCAGAAGATCCTTTAACCTGCGTAGCGCGTGGTGGTGGTAAGGCGTTGGAAACAATGGATTTGCGTGGCGGTGATTTCCTCTCAACCGAATAATTCGAATAATAAGCTTTTTGGCAAGGGCAAACACCGAGCGTTCAGCTTTGTGTTTGCCTTGATGTTTTCTATTTGCTTGATGTTTTCTGACTACCATTACCAGTACCTGGGTCATGTGCGTAGTGGGTTTTCCTTCATGGTTTCGCCTTTGCAATACGCTGTTGATTATCCGGTGCGTATCATGGGTTGGGCTCAGGCTTTAGTGAGCGCCAAAACCTCCTTAATCAGTGAAAACATGGAGTTACGCTATCAGCAGACGCTGCTGGAGGCTGAGCTTCAAAAGCTCATGGCCATCAAGGAAGAAAACTCGCAGCTTAGAGAACTGTTGCTGACCTCTTCCAAAGCCAAAATGAAAGCCATGGCGGCCCAGATTCTGGCTGTCGATACCAGTACCGCGCGGCAATTGGTAATCCTTAACAAAGGCAAACGGGATGGCGTTTATACCGGCCAACCCGTTCTGGATGCCAAAGGGGTGATGGGACAAATTATCGATGTCGGGTATATGACCAGCACGGTATTGCTGATTTCAGATGCCAAGTGCGCTGTGCCGGTTCGAAATACCCGCACCGGCGAACGAGCTATTTTAGTGGGTACCAATAATTTGGGGCAATTGTCTTTGATCAATCTGCCGCGGACCTCATCCACCAATAAAGGGGATTTGTTGGTAACCTCCGGGTTGGGACGGCTATACCCTGAAGGTTATCCGGTTGGACGGGTTGAAAATGTAACCAGTGTGCCGGGCGATGATTTTATCAAAGTCGAGGTAAGCCCTGTTGCTCTGCTTAATCGTAACCGTCTGGTGTTATTAATTTGGCCTGATAAAGAGCAGGAAATCTTAACGGCGCAAATTAACGAACGCATGAATGCATTGGGAGCCGCCACATGAATTCCTTGAAATGGCGCTTGCCCATTGCTTTTCTAATCGCGCTGATTTTAACGATCATGCCACTGCCTGCCTTTTTGGTTACCATCCGACCACCCTGGATACTCTTGCTGGTGCTTTATCTGCAGTTTTACATGCCGGATTATTTTCGCGTCAGCATACTGGTTATGCTGGGCCTGGTTCTGGATGCCTTGCTGGCTACCGTGATCGGCGAACATGCTTTCGCCCTGTGTTTAACCACCTGGCTTGCAAGCAGTAAAGCCAGACGCTTTTATTTCTTTCCTATCGGACAGCAGATGGCGTTGATTGGGTTTTTCTGCGCCTGGTATCAGCTTACTGTGTTTTTTATTGATGCTTTTCTTGGTTACACCATGAATTGGATGACAGTCATTGGCGGCACGCTGTTAAGCATCCTGGTCTGGCCCTGGATAAGGCTTGCAGCAGAGGAAACCTTATTGGTCAGGGCGCGCTTTAAAACCTGACCTCATCAGCCTCCGCTGGCTTGAAAATTGACAGCTGAATTGGCGTAATGCTGAATGATGTCGAGGTAGGGTTCCATCATTTGACCTAAACGCGAGCTCGTCAATGCACTGTAATCGATGGCGTCCAATGAATGAAGCTTTTCACCCCGAAATGGTTTATCTTCGACAAGCGCCACCAGTTTTTTTGCGGCTCTAATCTTCACTTTTGCCGAATGACCGCCTTTTACCCCAAGGAAGTTGGATTTATAATGTTTGGATTTTTTTTCGGATTTTGCTTCTACCTGGCGTAAGCCGATGTACTGGCGCAACGTTCGAAGGAGTTCCTGTTCCCTCGCATTGAGCTTGCTTGTGGGTGCTTTGTCTGTTTTCTTTTCAATCGTTTTTCGCTCCTGTATAGGCTCTGGTTCTTTTTCCTTCTCTTTCTCTTTCCCTTTACCCTTCTTCACGTCATTGCTTTCCTCAGCCAGCGCAAAATCAGGCTTATCGCTACGTTGCATTAATTGCACAATGATCTGGTTTTGTTGATGGGTGCCCAATCGCACCTGGGCCTGATAATAAAGTTCCTGTAACTCGAAGTCCTGGGCGGTATGGGAATAGCGGGGAGCAGGAATTGCATCGACGATGTCATTAAACACCCGATGAAGTCTTGCTATGGCATCCGGCTGTTCGGCAAGTTGGTTAATGGCTTCTGTAATGTAATCCAGTTTATCGAGCGGGGATGCGGTATTGGCAAGGGCGTCATGTAGCGTTCTCAGGGAGGGTTTGCCTGACTCAAAAAGTGGGAGCAATGGATTAAAATCGTATTGCATGGAAAACTGTCTTAATTCCTGGTTTTGATCAAAATAAGCTTGGGAATTAAGAAAATAATGATTGGAATAGGGGGGATCGGGTTTTTCCGGGTACAAGGGATGCCGTCTGTGCATGGGGTAGCCAAAAACATTCTCGCCGTTATAAATGGCTGTGGTATTTAAAATTCCTCGTTTCAACACGTCGGCATGATGGCCATACACATCATAGATGTTGGGTTCGAAGAGTGTTGCTGGGGGAAAGCCATTCTGGATAAGTAAACGATTTTGCAACAAGTTAACAAAAGTGCGGCCATTGGCATCCCCAAATGGATGGATGCGCTCCAGTGCTTCCGTTGTTTCACCAATGAGTTGCAAAATAGCATCTGGATCACTTAATGTGCTGATGGTTTCATTGTAACGAGCGATGGTTTGTTGCACCAGTGACTGGGGATTGGCGGGGGCCTGGTAATGAATTGCTTTGCCTTGGCTGATTAAAAAAGACGCGAATGCCAGATTGTCTCCCTCCCCGACGTATTTTCTGCGCTCTTCTTTAATGCTTGCCGGGGTAATAAAGCAGGGTGAAGACTCCTGAAATTTAGGCCATAACATGACTCCTTCACCGTCCTCCTCATCAGGCCCACTCAACGCATGGTTTTCTATTTTATCCAATAAATCCGCTAATCCCGAGACTGTCATGCGTCCTTGCGATGGAAAAAAATTAAAAAAAGGGGAATCTACCCTATAAGCTCCCCGAGCAATGTTCTCATTATTTCCCAAAAAAACATTGTTGGTCACCGTCGCATGCAGCGCGAGTATCAGCTCCTCAGAAATGATGGGATTTTCCAGATTCTCAAGAGACAGATTTAAACCTGTAAAAAAGGCATTGAGTGAGTTGTCTTCTCTTTGGCAGTACTCCACCCACCCATGATCAGGCTCAGCCTTGGTTGCGGAATTTCCTGTTATGCTGGAGTAAAGCTGGCCATCGACGGCCAATTGCCAAAGGCGGTTTCTAGGGTAATTTCGTTTAAATTCCGCCAGCGCTTCCTCCGCTGAGGTCGGCCTGACGTTAAACTGTTCATGTGGAAGGAGGCGTTTGTTGCGGGTTTGGTTATAAACAGCCAATTCTTCCATTTGCTGATACCAGGAGTCGAGGTCTTCAAGGTTGTTTAAGGCATGCTTTTCAAAGCGAATCTGTTTTAAGTCAGAGAGAGGAATTTCGTTTTTTTCAAGCGCGTGTTTAACCTGTTCCGTGGGTGTGGACTCCGATTTGATATCCAATGGGATTTTTCTGTTGGAAGACTCAAAGTACAAGACTACTTTCATGACGACAATCCATATAGACAATGTGTGTCAATTATAGTCTACTGGGATTGTATTTATTCAATTGCTGGTCGGTGAAAGTTCTGGAGTTACTCCATTTCAATCACCTGGTACTCCCCAGGTTTAAGATCGCCAAGCGACCACTGGGCAATGCGATGGCGAACCAGTCTTAACGTAGGAAAATCAATGGCGGCTGTCATTTTCCGCACCTGATGATTTTTCCCTTCGCTCAAGATAACCTCCAACCAGGTTGTGGGAATGTTTTTTCGAAAACGAATGGGCGGATTTCTTGGCCATAATTTCGGTTCTTCAATGAGGCGGACTTTGGCCGGCCGGTAGTGTACGCCGCCGATCAGAATGCCTTCCCTTAAAGGCATCAAATCCCTCTCCTCGGGTTGGCCTTCCACCTGAACCCAGTAATATTTCTGTTTATGAAAGCGGGGATGTGTTAATTGATGTTGTATCCTTCCCTCATTGGTTAAAATCAGCAAGCCCTCGCTGTTTTTGTCCAAACGGCCAGCCGCGTAAAAGCCTGGGCGCTTGATGAAGTCCGCCAGGGTCTGCTCGTGCTCGGTACCACTGAATTGGCAAACCACGCCATAGGGTTTATTAAAAAGTAATAACGTACTCAAATGAATCAAACTGTGAATGGAAAGAATAAATCCTATTATGCCGTGAATGGGAGTTGGGACAAAGCATTTTGGCATGCTATGATAATTGCCTCTTATTAGACGGAGTTGCCAATGACATTTGAAAAAATTCGTATCCCAACAGAAGGGCAAGCGATAACCGTTGCCGCTAATGGTTCTCTGCAGGTTCCTGACCAACCGATTATCCCTTTTATTGAAGGGGATGGCATCGGCGTGGATGTAACTCCCCCTATGATTCGTGTGGTTGATGAAGCGGTGAAGAAAGCTTACGGCGGCAAGCGTAAGATTGCCTGGATGGAAGTCTATGCCGGTGAAAAAGCCACCAAAGTGTACGGCAACGATCAATGGCTGCCTAAAGAAACCTTGGACGCCCTGAAAAAATACGTGGTTTCAATCAAGGGCCCACTGACCACACCCGTTGGCGGCGGTATCCGCTCATTGAATGTGGCCATTCGTCAGGATTTGGACCTCTACACCTGCCTTCGTCCTATCCGTTATTTTACGGGTGTACCCAGTCCGGTGAAAGAGCCCTGGAAAACCGACATGGTTATTTTCCGGGAAAATTCCGAAGACATTTATGCCGGTATTGAGTGGCAGGCGGATTCCCCGGAGGCAAAAAAAGTCATTGAATTTTTGCGAAACGAGATGAGTGTAAAAAAGATCCGTTTTCCGGACCATTGCGGCATTGGTATCAAGCCGGTGTCAGAGCAGGGCACTCGCCGTCTGGTTAAAGCGGCTATTCAATATGCCATTGATAATGATCGCGATTCCGTTACCCTGGTTCACAAAGGCAACATCATGAAATTCACCGAAGGTGCCTTTAAGGATTGGGGATACCAGGTTGCGCGCGACAGTTTTGGCGCCAAAGAATACCAGGGCGGCCCGTGGATGGAATTTAAAAACCCCAAAACCGGTAAACAGATTGTCATTAAAGACGTGATTGCGGATGCTTTCCTGCAACAGATTTTGCTGAGACCTGAAGATTACAGTGTCATTGCCACCTTAAATTTAAACGGTGACTACATTTCCGATGCTCTGGCGGCACAGGTAGGGGGCATTGGTATTGCGCCCGGCGCCAACATGAGTGATGAAGTGGCTGTGTTTGAGGCAACCCACGGTACGGCGCCAAAATACGCCGGTCAGGATAAGGTGAATCCCGGTTCCCTGATTCTGTCGGCCGAAATGATGCTGCGCCACATGGGCTGGACTGAAGCGGCGGATCTGATCATTAAAGGGGTCGACGGCGCCATCGAAGCCAAGACGGTGACCTATGACTTTGAACGCCTGATGGACGGGGCAACCTGTGTCAGCAGTTCAGGCTTTGCAGAGGCGATGATTAAACACATGTAAAATAAATCGGCCCGGAAGACTTAAGAAAGCATTTTCCGGGCCGATGATTAATTCAGGGCTTAACGAGGCAGTTGATTGTACAGTCAGTGATAATCTCCCTGTTTTTCATCCATGGATGGTCCGAATACCCACAGGAAAGCTATAATTGAAGGAGAGATCAAAAGCATCCCTCGTCATGATGAGTGTTATATGGACAGGATGTAATTGAATATCACAGGGTTTAATTTTTTCATTGATTAATTCCATTTTTTACTGGCCAAATGAGCGTTGTAAGTCTATAAAATTAGTAAAGGGTGTAAGAAAATGAGCGGGCAATTTTTAGAGGAAATTGTCGAGCGCAGGACAGCGGAAGCAGAAGTACTGCCTGCACTCAAACAACCTAAAAAATTCAGAGTAATCATGCTCAATGATGACTACACCCCCATGGAATTTGTAGTGAGTGTGTTAAAGCGTTTTTTTCAGTTAAGCGAGCAATTGGCTACACAGGTGATGTTGCAGGTTCATTTTGTTGGTAAGGGTGTGTGTGGGGTGTTTACGAGGGATATCGCAGAAACAAAGGTCGCTCAGGTTAACGATTTTGCCAGAGCGAATGAACATCCCTTATTATGTACCATGGAGCCCGAATAATTGGTGGTGGGGTTGAGAGGAGCAAAGAAATGTTAAACAAAGAACTTGAATTCACCTTAAACCTTGCTTTTAAGGAAGCCAAAGAGAAACGTCATGAATTCATGACCGTTGAACATCTACTCCTTTCCTTGCTCGATAATCCTGCAGCAGGCAATGTGTTGCAGGCCTGTGATGCGAACATCGATGCCCTTCGCCGTGATCTGATTGAATTCATTGATGAAACCACGCCGCGAATCCCGGATGATGAACTCGATAGAGAAACACAACCCACCCTGGGTTTTCAACGCGTCCTGCAGCGCGCAGTCTTCCATGTCCAATCCGCCGGAAAAACCGAAGTGACCGGTGCTAACGTACTCGCTGCCATATTCAGTGAACAGGAAAGTCAGGCGGTGTATTTTCTGCGCCGTGAAAACATTACCCGTCTGGATGTCATTAATTACATCTCCCATGGGGTCTCCAAGTACCATAATAATGACCTTAACGAAGGCATGAACTCCTCCATGGACGAAGAAATGATGTCTGGTGAAGGCACGGAGTCGCCACTCGAAAGTTATTGCACCAATTTAAACAAACGCGCCAGAATGGGCAAAATTGACCCATTGATTGGCCGCCACGAAGAAATCCAACGCACCATCCAGGTGCTTTGCCGCCGCCGCAAAAACAACCCCCTGCTGGTGGGTGAAGCCGGTGTGGGCAAAACGGCCATTGCTGAAGGCCTGGCCCGCCGCATTGTTGATGGCGAGGTGCCTGAGGCCATTCAAAATTGCATCGTTTACTCCCTGGATTTGGGGGCATTGCTGGCGGGTACCAAATACCGCGGCGATTTTGAAAAACGGTTAAAAGCCGTCCTGAAGCAATTAGGTCATCAAGAAGGCGCTGTTCTATTCATCGATGAAATTCATACCATCATTGGTGCTGGTGCTGCCTCAGGCGGCGTAATGGATGCCTCAAACCTCATTAAACCCCTGCTGGCCAATGGCGAGCTGAAATGCATCGGTTCAACCACGTACCAGGAATACCGCGGTATTTTTGAAAAAGATCGCGCCCTGGCTCGGCGTTTCCAAAAAATTGACATCACAGAACCGTCTGTGGAAGAAACCTTTGAAATTCTTAAGGGCTTAAAAGGACGTCTTGAAGAGCATCATGGGGTTAAATTCTCCATTCCAGCCTTGAAAGCGGCGGCTGAACTGTCGGCAAAATACATCAATGATCGTTTCTTACCGGATAAGGCCATTGATGTGGTGGATGAGGCCGGCGCGTATCAAAACCTGTTGACTGCCAATAAACGTCGTAAAATCATCAGCGTGACAGAGATTGAAAGCGTGGTAGCTAAAATAGCCCGCATACCGGTTAAAAAAGTGTCTGCGCGGGATAAAGACACCCTGCGTAACCTGGAGCGTGACCTTAAATTACTGGTTTATGGTCAAGACATTGCCATCACTGCCTTAGCCTCCGCCATTAAACTGGCCCGCTCCGGTCTGCGTGAACCGCAAAAACCGGTCGGATGCTTCCTGTTTGCCGGCCCCACCGGGGTAGGTAAAACGGAAGTCACACGCCAGTTAGCGAATGTCCTGGGTATTGAATTGCTGCGTTTTGATATGTCGGAGTACATGGAGAAGCACACCGTATCCCGTTTGATCGGGGCCCCTCCAGGGTATGTGGGTTATGATCAGGGCGGTTTGCTGACCGAAGCGGTCACCAAAAACCCCCATTCCGTTCTACTGCTTGATGAAATTGAAAAAGCGCATCCGGACGTCTTTAACCTGCTTCTGCAAATCATGGACCACGGTACCTTAACCGATACCAATGGCCGTCAGGCGGATTTCCGTCATGTGATTTTGGTCATGACCAGCAATGCCGGCGCCAGTGAAATCAGTCGAAATTCGATTGGCTTCTCCCTCCAGGACAACAGCAATGACGGCTTGGAAGTGATTAAGCGTCAATTCAGTCCAGAATTCAGAAACAGACTGGATGCCATCATTAATTTCGCACCGCTGGACAACGTGACCATTGGCCTGGTTGTTGATAAGTTCATCATGGAACTTGATGAGCAATTGAGTAATAAAGGGGTCACGTTTAAAGTCGATAAAGCCGCGCGGGAATGGCTGATTGAACATGGCTATGATAAAGCCATGGGCGCACGACCGATGGCTCGCCTCATTCAGGAAAACATCAAAAAACCCCTGGCCGATGAGTTGCTGTTTGGAAAATTATCCAATGGTGGCCACGTCACCTTGAAAGTGAAGGACGGTAAACTGCATTTTGACAGCCATGATTACCGTGAGGGTGTGTGCTAAAGTCATTCCTATTAGAAGCCCGTTATCAAAATATCCACAGTCATGTGGATATTTTTTTATGTTAAACGGTTTACCGAAACCAACAGTTGAATCGGAGTAATTGGATTTTATGTTAAGTGTCATTATTATTGCTAAAAATGAGGCAGCCAATATCCAGCGATGCCTGGAGTCGGTTAAGTGGGCTGATGAAATCATTGTTCTGGATTCAGGCAGTACGGATCAGACGGTGGAAATTGCCAAAAAATACACCGATAACATTTATTTGACCGATTGGCAGGGTTATGGTGTTCAAAAGCAACGTGCGTTGTCGGTGGCGACGGGTGATTGGGTCCTTAACCTCGATGCAGACGAGTCGGTCAGTGAGGGCTTAAAATTTGCCATTCAACAAGCCATGGATTTAAACGAAGCAGACGCCTACCGTATCCCCATTTACATGAATTTTTATGGCAAGCCCATGCGCTATTCCTCAAGCCCCAAACGCCACATTCGCTTGTTCAAGCGGGAAGGCGCGCGTTACAGCGATGACATTGTCCATGAAAAAGTGGTGCTGCCGCCTGAGGCGAAGGTCGAAAAATTAAAACAAAGCATACTTCATCACTCCTATCAGGATTTAAGTCATGCCATTGCCAAAATGAACCGCTACTCGTCTTACACCGCAAGAAGCCGCCGCAAAGAAGGCAAGCCGCCGTCCTTTATCAGTATCCTGTTTTCGGCAGGCTGGATGTTTTTCCGCTGCTTGATTTTACAGCGCGGATTTTTAGACGGGAAAGAAGGGTATATTCTCGCAGTCCTTAACGCCGAAGGCTCGTTTTATCGGGGCGTTAAACAACTCTATCCCGATCGCCGCATTAGCGATTTACCGGATACCAAAGAGATTAAAAAAGAAGAGAATGGTTAAAGTCGTTCTCTTTAGCTCAAGCGGGAAGGCAGGAAAGCAGCACTAAAACGCCAGTTTCAATTGTTCCCAATAGCTGTTGTAGAGCGCCAGCGTTTCTTCCCCGACATCCCGCTGAAAATGGGCTCTCTTCATGGTTTCCGCATCCGGGTAAACCAGGCGGTTATCACGAATAGAGGCAGGTAATTTAAGCCAGGCTTCGCGGTTGGTAATGGCATGGCCTTCCTTCAGGGCAATTTGCTCACTCACCTCGGGTTTGAGCAGATAATCAATAAAGGCATATGCCTCCTCGGGATGCGGCGGATT
This region of Legionella taurinensis genomic DNA includes:
- a CDS encoding M20 family metallopeptidase — its product is MLNPQKLFEGIEQAWQNEILPSLVDYIRIPNKSPHFDKDWQTHGFMEKAVSHVAQWCEAHAPQGMSLEVIRLEGRTPLLFMEIPGELEETVLLYGHLDKQPEMTGWQEGLGPWQPVIRDGKLYGRGGADDGYAAYASLTAIDQLKKQGLAHARCVLIIEACEESGSYDLPYYIEALAHRIGEPSLVICLDSGAGNYEQLWMTTSLRGNVVGELSVELIEEGVHSGSASGIVPDSFRVARQLISRIEDEATGQVKLPELYCEIPEERVSQARQCGEILGEDVYRAFPFHTDVKPVTSNKTELILNRTWRPALTVTGAEGLPAIANAGNVMRPKTAFKLSMRLPPLVCPQKASMALQKALTEEPPYQARVAFHIDDGAPGWHAPLMPEWLAKAADEASMAFYNKPAAYIGEGGTIPFMGMLGEKFPQAQFMITGVLGPHSNAHGPNEFLHLDMVKKLTSCVSYVLYRHYLQFSNNR
- the mreD gene encoding rod shape-determining protein MreD; amino-acid sequence: MNSLKWRLPIAFLIALILTIMPLPAFLVTIRPPWILLLVLYLQFYMPDYFRVSILVMLGLVLDALLATVIGEHAFALCLTTWLASSKARRFYFFPIGQQMALIGFFCAWYQLTVFFIDAFLGYTMNWMTVIGGTLLSILVWPWIRLAAEETLLVRARFKT
- a CDS encoding rod shape-determining protein, with the translated sequence MFRKLRGVFSNDLSIDLGTANTLIYVRDRGIVLNEPSVVALRNESGQKRVAAVGIEAKRMLGRTPGNINAIRPMKDGVIADFFVTERMLQHFIHKVHENRFLRPSPRVLVCVPCGSTQVERRAIRESAMGAGAREVFLIEEPMAAALGSGMPVEEASGSMVVDIGGGTTEVAIISLSGIVYHQSVRIGGDKFDDAIVSYVRRNYGTLIGETTAERIKHEIGSAFPSRDLFEIEVRGRNLAEGVPRSFTLTSAEILEALQEPLSGIVGAVRAALELAPPELAADIAERGMVLTGGGALLKNMDTLLMEETGLPVLVAEDPLTCVARGGGKALETMDLRGGDFLSTE
- the mreC gene encoding rod shape-determining protein MreC; this translates as MISSQPNNSNNKLFGKGKHRAFSFVFALMFSICLMFSDYHYQYLGHVRSGFSFMVSPLQYAVDYPVRIMGWAQALVSAKTSLISENMELRYQQTLLEAELQKLMAIKEENSQLRELLLTSSKAKMKAMAAQILAVDTSTARQLVILNKGKRDGVYTGQPVLDAKGVMGQIIDVGYMTSTVLLISDAKCAVPVRNTRTGERAILVGTNNLGQLSLINLPRTSSTNKGDLLVTSGLGRLYPEGYPVGRVENVTSVPGDDFIKVEVSPVALLNRNRLVLLIWPDKEQEILTAQINERMNALGAAT
- a CDS encoding ComEA family DNA-binding protein, with protein sequence MKANLIAMVLSFISMSFPLYASPTPLGTTATAQEAETAAPKINLNTAELKTLIHSFKGIGEKRAEAIVKYRESHEGFKSVEELAEVPGLGQQFINRNLAELKETFSVE
- a CDS encoding pseudouridine synthase, with the protein product MSTLLLFNKPYGVVCQFSGTEHEQTLADFIKRPGFYAAGRLDKNSEGLLILTNEGRIQHQLTHPRFHKQKYYWVQVEGQPEERDLMPLREGILIGGVHYRPAKVRLIEEPKLWPRNPPIRFRKNIPTTWLEVILSEGKNHQVRKMTAAIDFPTLRLVRHRIAQWSLGDLKPGEYQVIEME
- the icd gene encoding NADP-dependent isocitrate dehydrogenase — its product is MTFEKIRIPTEGQAITVAANGSLQVPDQPIIPFIEGDGIGVDVTPPMIRVVDEAVKKAYGGKRKIAWMEVYAGEKATKVYGNDQWLPKETLDALKKYVVSIKGPLTTPVGGGIRSLNVAIRQDLDLYTCLRPIRYFTGVPSPVKEPWKTDMVIFRENSEDIYAGIEWQADSPEAKKVIEFLRNEMSVKKIRFPDHCGIGIKPVSEQGTRRLVKAAIQYAIDNDRDSVTLVHKGNIMKFTEGAFKDWGYQVARDSFGAKEYQGGPWMEFKNPKTGKQIVIKDVIADAFLQQILLRPEDYSVIATLNLNGDYISDALAAQVGGIGIAPGANMSDEVAVFEATHGTAPKYAGQDKVNPGSLILSAEMMLRHMGWTEAADLIIKGVDGAIEAKTVTYDFERLMDGATCVSSSGFAEAMIKHM
- a CDS encoding Fic family protein is translated as MKVVLYFESSNRKIPLDIKSESTPTEQVKHALEKNEIPLSDLKQIRFEKHALNNLEDLDSWYQQMEELAVYNQTRNKRLLPHEQFNVRPTSAEEALAEFKRNYPRNRLWQLAVDGQLYSSITGNSATKAEPDHGWVEYCQREDNSLNAFFTGLNLSLENLENPIISEELILALHATVTNNVFLGNNENIARGAYRVDSPFFNFFPSQGRMTVSGLADLLDKIENHALSGPDEEDGEGVMLWPKFQESSPCFITPASIKEERRKYVGEGDNLAFASFLISQGKAIHYQAPANPQSLVQQTIARYNETISTLSDPDAILQLIGETTEALERIHPFGDANGRTFVNLLQNRLLIQNGFPPATLFEPNIYDVYGHHADVLKRGILNTTAIYNGENVFGYPMHRRHPLYPEKPDPPYSNHYFLNSQAYFDQNQELRQFSMQYDFNPLLPLFESGKPSLRTLHDALANTASPLDKLDYITEAINQLAEQPDAIARLHRVFNDIVDAIPAPRYSHTAQDFELQELYYQAQVRLGTHQQNQIIVQLMQRSDKPDFALAEESNDVKKGKGKEKEKEKEPEPIQERKTIEKKTDKAPTSKLNAREQELLRTLRQYIGLRQVEAKSEKKSKHYKSNFLGVKGGHSAKVKIRAAKKLVALVEDKPFRGEKLHSLDAIDYSALTSSRLGQMMEPYLDIIQHYANSAVNFQASGG
- the clpS gene encoding ATP-dependent Clp protease adapter ClpS; this translates as MSGQFLEEIVERRTAEAEVLPALKQPKKFRVIMLNDDYTPMEFVVSVLKRFFQLSEQLATQVMLQVHFVGKGVCGVFTRDIAETKVAQVNDFARANEHPLLCTMEPE